A section of the Gallus gallus isolate bGalGal1 chromosome 4, bGalGal1.mat.broiler.GRCg7b, whole genome shotgun sequence genome encodes:
- the IL2 gene encoding interleukin-2 precursor: MMCKVLIFGCISVAMLMTTAYGASLSSEKWKTLQTLIKDLEILENIKNKIHLELYTPTETQECTQQTLQCYLGEVVTLKKETEDDTEIKEEFVTAIQNIEKNLKSLTGLNHTGSECKICEANNKKKFPDFLHELTNFVRYLQK; this comes from the exons ATGATGTGCAAAGTACTGATCTTTGGCTGTATTTCGGTAGCAATGCTAATGACTACAGCTTATGGAGCATCTCTATCatcagaaaaatggaaaactctTCAAACATTAATAAAGGATTTAGAAATATTGGAAAATATCAAGAAT AAGATTCATCTCGAGCTCTACACACCAACTGAGACCCAG GAGTGCACCCAGCAAACTCTGCagtgttacctgggagaagtggttactctgaagaaagaaactgaagatgacactgaaattaaagaagaatTTGTAACTGCTATTCAAAATATCGAAAAGAACCTCAAGAGTCTTACG GGTCTAAATCACACCGGAAGTGAATGCAAGATCTGTGAAGctaacaacaagaaaaaatttCCTGATTTTCTCCATGAACTGACCAACTTTGTGAGATATCTGCAAAAATAA